AAGGGAAAAATGACGACTCGATTGGAGATGCGGGGTATCGATCCCCGTACCTCTCGCATGCTAAGCGAGCGCTCTACCATCTGAGCTACATCCCCTTGTGTCGGTCCATCTTGTTTTTGTTACATTTGATCTTAGTTAGGGACACCAGGGGCAAGTCCAGGTCCAGGATAAGAGGACCGAACGCCCGCCCACAAGCAGAGCAGGCAGCAGCAGCGCCTCGCCGCGGCCACGTCTCCGCTCCCATGGCCACcaactccgccgccgcctccctccacctcctcctccccacctcccgccgccgcctcgtcccTCGCGCCTCCCATTCACAGGCTGACTCCACACCGCCCACCGTCGACCGCCGCCGCTTCATTGCCCACACTGCCGCCGCGGCCGCTGTCACCCCTCTCGTGCTACCTCCCTGGGCCCCCGCGGCGCGCGCGGACGAGACGCCGGCGCTGTCCGAGTGGGAGCGCATTTACCTGCCTATCGACCCCGGCGTCGTCCTACTCGACATCGCCTTCGTCCCCGACGACCCCTCCCACGGTATGTATGCACGCCAGCTTCTAATCTAGCCACCGCCGTTGCCTAGTGTTGTACTACTACTTCTCTAAATGAAATGACAATGCAGACACTGCCGTTAATTTCTTAGTAAGACCAATCCACTGCATGCATCGCTTCCTCTGTGTCCCTTATCTCTTGAGACTGGACAACAAACCGTAgtgttaattattatttttatttttttctggcTACTTGTTAACTTTCAAATTTGTggagaaggagaaaaacaaCTGGAGCGATTATCACTGAGCACACCACTTATTGAGGCGACAACTGTGGGAAGCAATATAGTTGAGACTAAATTTGTATGTGACCAGAGGATTTCCCAGTCCCAAGTATTAAGTACAAACATACCGCATTCGATGTCTGAttcattatctaaaaataaaatcgATGTCTGATTGCTATAGCTGTGCCGCTAGTCCATCACTCAATCTTATCTTTGTGCCATGTATATGTCCGTCCGTTCGATTGCCCACCCACAAACTGTGAGCCATGCAGCTTTAATTTGTCCGGACCTTCTTCATGTTTAAGTCCTGGCTATGACAATATCAGTGTGTGTACACGTGAAATTTGAGGGCACATAATTTTCTAACTTGAGATACTAATTGCTCTCTAATGAAGACATGTGCATTCTGTACTAACATGACTGACAAAGGGCTCATGCATCTATTTAGGTTTTCTCCTTGGGACAAGACAGACGATACTGGAGACAAAAGATGGAGGAAACACCTGGTTCCCTCGCTCTATCCCTTCAGCAGAGGACGAAGATTTCAACTACAGATTCAATTCAGTAAGCTTCATGGGAAAAGAAGGATGGATTATCGGGAAGCCTGCAATTTTGTTGCACACTTCAGATGCAGGAGAAAGCTGGGAAAGAATACCTTTGAGTGCCCAACTTCCCGGGAACATTGTACTTTCCGTCGCATATAGGAGTTTCCATGTTTGCATTCAAAAGGTAGGAACATAAATCCTTAAATTGCTCATTACTGTGACACGGCAGGTTTACATAAAAGCTACTGGGGAGAAAAGCGCAGAGATGGTTACCGATGAGGGAGCAATTTATGTTACTTCTAATCGTGGCTACAACTGGAAGGCTGCCGTGCAAGAGACCGTATCGGCTACTCTTAACAGGTAGAAACAAGTGAAACAAACTTGCTTATTGGTTCGTAGTTTCCATATGTAATCCCTAAACAATAGTGTACTTTTCACTCTCCTTAAATGAAAGAGCAGTGCTCCTGCTCATGATTTGCTGTttgttcaaaagaaaaaagaaaaaaaaaactcgctcATTGGTTGCCTACACTGTGTAGTAGAGTTCTCTTAGAAATTCTTATATACTTTTACGCAGCACATTCTCCTAGATCAGCTTCGAACTTATTAGTTTATATGGGTCATGCTCATTTGATTAGAACGGTGTGAATGATCGTTGTTAGCAACAGTTGTGTCACGTTGAGTATTCATTCATATGAGTGCAATAAAGTAGTTGAAGTCCCCTCTTGGCTGTCCAGTTCAAGAAGCAGTAAAGATTACGGAACACATCATACTGATATGCTGTTGCCTCTTgtgcttttttcctttctttcaatGATGTGTGACTAGGCGATCGATCAAGTCACGAGATTGTGCCCAccaccttttcttctttcttgttgTGATGCAGAACAGTTTCAAGTGGCATTAGCGGTGCAAGTTACTACACTGGGACTTTCAACACGGTGAACCGCTCACCTGATGGGCGCTATGTTGCTGTATCCAGCCGAGGCAACTTCTATTTGACCTGGGAACCTGGGCAGGTTCGACAGCTTGAGGCTTGAAAAGCTACTTGATATTACTTTGTCCTCTCATAGGGGGGTTCTGAAGTGTACACACCTGCGTTTGCAGCCATTTTGGCAACCGCACAACAGGGCGGTGGCACGGAGAATTCAGAATATGGGGTGGAGAGCAGATGGTGGGCTTTGGCTCCTGGTGCGCGGCGGTGGACTCTTCCTCAGCAAAGGAACTGGGGTAAGTACGTCTACTTGAAGACTTTGGACAAGCAACAAGACTTGTTGATTTGATATCGTAGGACTGAGAATGACGCGTTTTaccaatttcttttaaaatagatatccttattttttttatcatctaaCGCATCTAAAGACCAATATGGGAAGTAAAATCGGAGAGAATCAagttgttaaaaaaatattcataaaaataCATGTCTCTCTtgcatgtgtgtgtatatatatatatgtgtgtgtgaatACTAGATTCTATTAAAACTCATCTCTTAGTCATAGCTATAAAAGATAGCAGCTTGAGGACAGAAACATTCGAAGTAAAAAAAAGATTATCGGTAGAAGAAATTatctaagttgatgatctagaggcaagataATTTAAGAcccatttatatatatttgtatgtaaattttatgtctctagcaacaaggagAGCAACCTCACAATGTGGGGGAAATTCAgcttaaaaaacaaaaacgaaaatcttatcaaaaaagaaaaactcgtACAAAACAAATGAGGTAATAGAAGGAAgctagaaggagataaacacGAGCATACGAggaaacatgcacttcattttTCAAAAGATCATCCTTATTTTAGGTAGATTATAAGataattttctcacaaaaagctctcacctattacaaaggctaaactCTTATCTCTCATTtcctttaaaaccctagcacacgaATACAAGTGGTTGATCCAAACTTTCTCTAAAGCTGtacccttctatttataagCTTACAAAGGTAGTTTAACacttaagttttcttgttcttaaAATAACATTGTTTTTCAATGGCTTTCTACCTACTATCGGAGCATTTTGGTCAATTTTTcactccgtccatcgaacgattgtggcttcttcatgacttagttttgCCTCGACGCTAGCTTTGTGATGATGttacgtgcactccatccttacACAGTTTTGACAGCGAAACCGTCTTGcatacttctcaaagcgtgactcaccgacTCTTGCTCTGaccccaagcaagcatcccgatgtcgatgcgtgtactcTATCTTACGATTTTAACCGTCGATAAGTCTCTCCAGTGTGAGGAACAAtctaaattgtattctaatGAATCATTAGGGCGATTATTTACACAACCACGAccataatgattaaccagaatccagTCCCAGTAGTCCCGTCAAGTATTTTATATCCAAGATTGAAACACGAGCCTTTATAACATGATACATTACATCAaggtataataaagagcgagtaataaaattatattataagtctttaagttattacaGAGTTTCATCCATTTACAGAAACGTATGACATGAGGACAAAAGCACAACTTAACCTCATAACCGCTTAGAGATACTACGTAGTGGAATGACAAatctataaacaacaaaagataggtgaaGTCATTCGCCCTGAGGTATCACCCCAAATGGTGTCATTCGAGTAGAAGACGCTACTCTCACCCGTCGGTAAtatcggcgggcgtgaagtaaccAAAAATCACCTTTTCCTCACTTGCAAAACTCACCAAAgaaacgtgagtacgaaggtactcgcaagacttaatacATAATAGTTACATATAATAATCTAACTCCAAGGATAATACATCTGGATGAATTAGCAAAGGATCGACTATAAGGATAAGTCAATTTGTATACAAAAGCAAAACAAATGACTCGACTGTGTGAGCAGCTACACCTAACCATTTATATACTTCTGTCCTGAGATCAATAACATAATATATATGTAACTTGAACCAACTCAAAACATCATCAACCATCACTATCCACTTCTCAACTCATCATAACATCATTTCCCATCGACTACGATTGATGTAAagggacagaagcatgctcatgaccgagagcgcaacaattcaaattattcttacactctgcaggggtatatctttacccacataACTTAGGTCCATCTTCTCAGCCTCTgagataacctttctcatatccaGAACtgcccacttgcacatgcctcTATGGCACTCGGGTTACTGTGAGCGTGTTCCGAACACCTCCGGCTCCTCGCCACATTGCTTCTCCCATTCCTTTTCTCTTACACATCATAGGGATGCACGGCAAGCGTCAACAcgacatatgataatcggctcattcgtccattatccgaatatgtggtagtacggaacgtgctaaaaccaactgcaacaacggttGATGCTTAATCGACTCAAACGGGCCTATAACATCTGAGACTTTGTTCTCGAGCTATACCTATCGTCCGCTCaaatctcgcctcatcctcacgaTCTCATACCTTCCAATATCATCTTTATCTTTGTGATCAACAATAAACCttaagctcgcgaacgatggtcgaaccatcgctcgacttttaCTAAGggtctatgcattgctaagtatttcagATATCATTTAAGTTAGACACCAACACTATTGTACTAAGGCTACAAGGATAGAGATCATCAATatttcaaggtagaagtaatgtattaatataggttctacccacataccCGACACAGATATcgctaacatgcataacatacgtaaacaataatttatcaatttatactttacatgatccaaattataaggtagaatatgcttagatgcttgcctggtTGCTCTGGCGCTTCGCTCACGAATTCTGGTTCGGTGTCGGCTTCGACCACGTGAACCTTTGGCGTGTCACTCTTTAAACAATTAAGAATGTACCGAGTAAACTAATGAATgaggaaaaagaaatatgtttatgatgcatgatcttGAATTGACATGGAAGACGTCATGTCTTGAAAGCTTTCGTAAACGAAATCCAACGACATAAGAGAcaaaaggtttgaacctcatCTAAGACATCCTAAGTTCACTGGATACTGGACGACTGGCGGTCAAAACAGgggtctggcggtcagaccaacgGAATTGAGCAGAGGGAAAAATGATTCTGAGTAGGTCTGGTGGTTAGACCGACCATGATGGtggtctgactcctgactatggagtcAGTCCGAAGCGACTTAGTctcactggcggtcagaccgtgggacCCTGTTGACGCCACATCGGCGAGGTTGCCGGCGAAGGCTCCGGCGATGCCTTCGAACACAAAAGGTACCGAAACGCTCTGCGACACTAGTAGAGTGTTTTTAGGGTAGTTTGGACAACATGCACTTGACCAAACTTGAGAAACCCCATGTACAAGATCTAAAGCTAGGGTTGAACTCGACCAACTCAAGATGGAGATCGATTAGAGCTCGGGAACGTCAGAAAAACGATAGGGGGATGCTCACCTTGGTGTAGGGGAGTTTTGTATTGGATCGGTTCGCCTCAGGGAAGCTCCGATTTGCGGATTAGGCCTCGAGGTGACCGCTAGGCTTGAGATGGAGAAAACTTGGGGAAAAGTGCCTCCAGCGATGGAAATAGGGGGAGAAACTCGAGGAAGTCCTTGGGaagtttggggggggggggtcctctCCGTCGATCTCTGACCGTTTGGGATGTCGGGGTGATCTCTCCCGCTCCCTCTCTTTTGGTGAAGTGAGCGAGTGAGAGTGAaatgaaagagagagaggagtgaacGTCGGTCGATGGGTTTTAAACCAAAACCCACTACGCCCTAGTGATCAGATCGTGAGGGGCGGTCTTGTACTCAAAACCTTCTGcgctctagcggtcagacccCGGGTGGTTTTGTGCTGAAAACCTTatttcctttttcccttttcccctttctccttctcttcttcttttaaaAAGTCTAGGGGTACTTCTAATTAGACCTAGACCATTTTCGCTCACAAGTACAAATGTACATATGATCAAATTTACGCAAAACATAAAATTATGGTGATTATTCTCGCTTAACCTAGATTAGGATTTTTAGGGTGTGACATCCCACTCTCAATTTCTcaggccgtcttgtcacttgcactggcatctcCTTCGCTAAACTTTGCCAGCACGTCATTTTCATctatcttctcatgctttgtttgacctcTATGCGCCTAGCTAgtatcacctttgactccgtcCGGCTTTCTCGATTGTCCGGCACCAAACACCCCGCTTGGCTCTAATCATCCCGCCGTCGGccgtcaagttacatccatcaccatccatcacctgcacaccacgAGACAAGCACACATGCATCTCCAaccccattatagattagtcaagCTCAAAATTCTCAATTGAAAGCACATCTCAGTGACAACGTGAATGCCGGACGATCCGACGTATACTCCttctaagcaccggaccatccggcgagtacAAATCCACCATAGCCTGTTTGCAAcctttctgcaagaaaagctctagcGTTCATTGATGTCCAATGCCAGACTATCTGgcgtgtacttcaatttttgcttcttcgtTGAAATGCTCCGACGTGTACTGCATATgaacgtcggatcatccgacgagttcattttcttcagcACTGGATCATTCGATGTGCACAATTTTCTTAAGCTCAGTCACAAAAACATCAACtttattttctctgcaactttgattagtcataatcataattaCAATATAGGCTATTCTGCGCCTATGCGCATAATAGCCTCGCGCTACGCACTGGCCGGCTGCGCGCGCCCCGGCTGAGCCATCCTCCCTCCCCgtgcagttacaacatggtaaacTGCAGCGTTGCTTGTTGAAATACAACATGTAGAActgagttacaacatggtgagcATTGCAGTGTTGCAGTTACAAAGAAGTTATGTCTATGTAGTTATAACATGGTAgccactctagttacaacatgtagaACATTGTAGTTACAACATGATGAACTGCAACGTTGCTTGTTGAAATACAATATGTAGAActgagttacaacatggtgagcATTGCAGTTACAACCTGGTGAACACTACAGTTACGATATGGTAGACAATCTAGTTATAACATATGTAACCACTTTATATTTGTAGTTGCAATCACTCTATACTACATGTTGTAACTCGTCTATGCACACAGTTACAACTGGTTGCAATCGCTGCTCACGGGGTGGAAACGGATTTGGTTATCTAGTGGGCCCACGGGATGGTGGGTGGTAGCACGTTCGGTTGTGTGAGGCTGGCGCGCACGTTAGATCTTCTTTGGTTGCGTGAGGCTGGCTCAGTCGGGCATACGTGAGCCCTGTGCGCAGCGTGCATCCACGCTGTGTATAGGCACATAATAGcagtcacacatatatatatatatatatataaaagctTATGCaattcaaaaatcatcaaaccaaaccaACACATTTATCAATcattcatcatatatatatataaatccatgcatatttcttcttgttttctcgGACCTTGTCATCGCTTGCAAAATGGGTAAGCTAGCACTGCACCCTTTTATCATCTTGGTTGTTCTTTTCTGTTTCTTGAACATCATCTTTGCACTCACGTTACACCAATTGGGTTCCATTTCTAGATAACTGAAGACTTTGAGGAAGTGCAAGTGCAGAGCCGAGGTTTTGGGATTCTTGACGTCGGCTTTCGCTCACAGGTAATGCAGATGCAATGCCTTGCCTGGGTTAGTTTAGCCGTAATGCTGCTGGCGCACGATGAGATTGaacagctgctgctgctgctgctgtgatCCAATCAATTATCCATCCATCTCCAGGATGAGGCATGGGCTGCTGGTGGGAGCGGCGTGTTGCTGAAGACAAGAAACGGAGGGAAGACCTGGGTGCGCGACAAGGCTGCTGATAACATTCCCGGGAACCTCTACTCTGTCAAGTAAGCGGATTGATTGATCGATTGACTCTTCTGAAGTGAGGCAGTAGTTAGAAACATTAATTGTGGCGTGATGAATCACATTGGCTGGTGTTGCTGTTAACTGTATGCAGATTCCTTGGTGAGAGCAAAGGGTTCGTGCTGGGGAACGACGGCGTCTTGCTTCGATATGTTGGCTGAAGTGCTGCAGGCTtcgtttcctcctcctctttatacgtaataattaattaatcaatACGAAGATACAATTAAATTTGATCTCTATACATACACGGCATCGATTCACTGTAAAAGGCTGCTGACTGTGTTTGCATTCTGCCTCTCAGGCAGACGAGTGTAAAGATCTCTCTCTTTACGAAATCCTGCAACCATTATGAATGGAACAGTAGAACATTTTTGTAACGAAGCAGATACGTACTATATATACTCCAGGAGGAGAAAAGGATGAGACTGGCTGGTAACCAACCGGCAACATGACGAACCGCACTGCCCACGCGGCCGGGTTGGTTTGGGGTAACTCCCGGGGGGACGCTTACCATTTAGACAATGATCAATCAGAGGCCCACAATACACTAATCGTCGATGCGAGGATAAGGCAGGAGAGAGAAACGGGATTTTGCTAAGCGTCCCCAAATGCTgcggtcgtcgtcctcctcttcaATCGATGATCGATCCATCCTCGCATCCAAACCCATAATCTCCACTAACCAAACAACACACTCCTCCCTTGCTGCTGGAGTCGAATCCCCCATTCCATCGACGGATCGGAGGCCCCTCCGCCCTTTTCCCGGAGTAAGCCAACAAGGTTGTTTTCCCGGCCCTCCCTTCCAGCACAGAATTTGATTCTCCTTTTCTTTAccagaaataaaataaaatataaataaatcaattgcagagaattattattattagacCGCCTTCTTCCTAGGGATTTCCCTTCTTTTCTGCCTTCAGATTTTGTCCCCGTCCGCTTCCATTCCGCAGTCTCTTCCGGTGATCACCATGAATCCCTGAGGTCCTctccgtccccccccccccctcctctatCTCGTCGCGAATTATCTTGATCGTTTCTCTTTTGCTTCCTCTAGGTGCTCGAGATAATCCgcgatttatttatttataactCTTTTGTGCGGATTTGCTTCGACGATACGCACCCAATGCCCCTTAATTTGCTGCAATTTGCAGGATTTGCTTCCCTTCTGCTTAGTGCTACAATCCAAACTCATCTCAGAGGCCACATACGCTCCACCGCCACGAATTTGTTGTCAAAGCACATTTGTTGTGGTCAGTTGGAACGCCGGATTAGCGGAAAATTGTGCTTGCTCGTCTGGATTCTGGTATGGTTAGTTATTACCATGGAATTGCGTCGGTGCTTGTTAGCCTTGTAGAGGGCAGTTAATTGTGGTTAAGCTCTGCACAACTCTTGCTTCATGCTCCCAACTTATTTGTCAAACTAGTTGCTTTGTTCGAGATTTAGTAACAGACAGGGTGTTGCATGAGGGACCTGTACGCTTGCACCTGTCATGGCATGTGGTTGTAGCTTTACGGGACAAGCTGTTCTGCATTGTCAAAGCACATATGATACAATGGTTTCTCTAACTGTAATGGTTCTATGAGAATTGCTTTTCCATATGCACATGCAAATACATGTAGTACTATCACCACCGTCAAATGTGCGCGTGCTTGATGGGaactttcaaaattcaaaatagaaACAACATTCTAAAAGCTATGAAAATACCAATTTCATGTTGGTAATGTGCTCGAGTTACTCAATTTTGATAACTCGTCAATGTCCGCACTTTACGCATTATGTATTCGTCAATCTCATCCAGCAACTTTATAACCTATCCTAGTGACTGTCAGTGGATTCTTGTGGAATTTGCTTACTTCCTGTTTACTGTGCTTGCGCTTGTTGACGAATGTGTGGCTAATTAACTACTCAGAGAGATTGTAAGCTTGCTTTGTTACCTAGTGTATGGTATTAAATTTAAATCAGCTTATGTGATTACAGGCTCTCCAAGAAATGCCGTGTGCACTTGAAGTTATTGACACAAGGCTACAGAGCACATCGCATATTCAGTGCTACAGATCATTCGACCAAAATATCGGCAACCACTTTTCAAAGGTCTATATTATACAAAGTCTGTGGCGTGTATGTTCATCTACATCTAACCCGGCCGTTGGTACAGCATTGTACTCAAAGTTTTATCTTTTCTTAATGTAATGACACGCAGCTCTCCTGcacgttcgagaaaaaaaatattatacagCAGTGTAtatgtgttttcttgttctttcaTGGCATAGGTTGCCTTTCTCCATCCTTACTGACTTGGCATTTTATCTTTTCATCAGGGCCAGCTGATACAAAAATCTGTTTCTGTTCGTCCTCAGAACAGGTAATTTGCTGTTGTCACATGCTTCCATTGGCATGGCAATCATCACTGGTGGACATGACTGAGTGTATCTGATCTGCTGCTGATGTAGCAGATGTGAAAACTACTTAACAAGAAAATTATAAATGGAGGGAACAAGTCAAATGATATGAATATGAAAGGGAACAACATAACAGGTCCaaaaaaatgaaggaaaaaaaatcaacaagaaagatGGCTCCATTAGCTGTTGCTAACATACATCAATAAAGTTTATGCAACCCATGTACACAATCAAACCTGTCTGGAGAATTTGGGGTTTAAACAACTGTGAAGGTTAAATCTTGGTTAGTTATGAAgttttcttgcacttgtatAGTTGTATGAAAGGTCACACATGGGAAAAGGGAGTAAATAACTAGAAAATAGATGTACTGAATTTGTTACTAGAGCATCAAATACAGTGTCACCTAGTCTTCTCTGAATCTCTGCTAGTTTGTTAACCTTATATATTTACCAGTTTATATGTACCATCATTTTTGTTATGATGCATTTTCGGAATACAATGTCACCAGTCACCATACCCAAATACCTTGCATCTCATCTGTTCTTCCATTTTTCGGAAGCTACTTGTTTA
The sequence above is drawn from the Phragmites australis chromosome 10, lpPhrAust1.1, whole genome shotgun sequence genome and encodes:
- the LOC133931186 gene encoding photosystem II stability/assembly factor HCF136, chloroplastic-like, with the protein product MATNSAAASLHLLLPTSRRRLVPRASHSQADSTPPTVDRRRFIAHTAAAAAVTPLVLPPWAPAARADETPALSEWERIYLPIDPGVVLLDIAFVPDDPSHGFLLGTRQTILETKDGGNTWFPRSIPSAEDEDFNYRFNSVSFMGKEGWIIGKPAILLHTSDAGESWERIPLSAQLPGNIVYIKATGEKSAEMVTDEGAIYVTSNRGYNWKAAVQETVSATLNRTVSSGISGASYYTGTFNTVNRSPDGRYVAVSSRGNFYLTWEPGQPFWQPHNRAVARRIQNMGWRADGGLWLLVRGGGLFLSKGTGITEDFEEVQVQSRGFGILDVGFRSQDEAWAAGGSGVLLKTRNGGKTWVRDKAADNIPGNLYSVKFLGESKGFVLGNDGVLLRYVG